In one Drosophila gunungcola strain Sukarami chromosome 2R unlocalized genomic scaffold, Dgunungcola_SK_2 000004F, whole genome shotgun sequence genomic region, the following are encoded:
- the LOC128254039 gene encoding LOW QUALITY PROTEIN: facilitated trehalose transporter Tret1-like (The sequence of the model RefSeq protein was modified relative to this genomic sequence to represent the inferred CDS: deleted 1 base in 1 codon), whose protein sequence is MSGRDNRGAGGGGGGHQPLSSAMGKLKEKLTRVGDELGYHRVESNLSTSNTATSLDTILPEDPFLFPQVSPQRHPQTVRTQRLLEDEPPLSFRPLLEDDDINEPPTQQQPQRTPLRASGSLELTPLPPPPTSLEIREHRDRQQRGAQGDELQRSKQSLKGSRVSFERRDTGNSNSNTNNNTKAAESSDEDSFEEKRSGFQQQKATSVDHKGILKDLKHILANDNRRQFQAKKHVSLDVKGTRFLQDLLKESSSEEEFHKTRREFQGRKHQSLDPRVTFKLDKVLQGSSTDSDEEGDDPEHKRLIHRPKDITKPVIIDLKDLESESDEDFLTSRQHFQQQRSISTDSRKSRRLYEMDEMGNKRGENIRHAVPFVRQITEDGKPKLEVYRPTTNPIFIWTQVLAALSVSLGSLVVGFVSAYTSPALVSMTDRNITSFEVTKEAGSWVGGIMPLAGLAGGIAGGPLIEYLGRRNTILATAVPFIVSSLLIACAVNVAMVLCGRFLAGFCVGIASLSLPVYLGETVQPEVRGTLGLLPTAFGNIGILLCFVAGSFMDWSMLAFLGAALPVPFLILMFLIPETPRWFVSRGREERARKALTWLRGKEADVEPELKGLMRSQADSDRQATQNTMLELLKRNNLKPLSISLGLMFFQQLSGINAVIFYTVQIFKDAGSTIDGNVCTIIVGVVNFLATFIGIVLIDRAGRKILLYVSNIAMILTLAVLGAFFYCKAHGPDVSHLGWLPLSCFVIYILGFSLGFGPIPWLMMGEILPAKIRGSAASVATAFNWSCTFVVTKTFADLTVALGAHGAFWLFGSICFVGLFFVIFYVPETQGKTLEDIERKMMGRVRRMSSVANIKPLSFNM, encoded by the exons ATGAGTGGACGCGACAATAGAGGagccggcggcggcggaggcggtCATCAACCGCTGAGTAGCGCCATGGGCAAGCTCAAGGAAAAACTAACCCGAGTAGGT GACGAGCTGGGCTATCACCGCGTGGAGAGCAATCTATCCACCTCGAATACAGCCACCAGTTTGGACACAATTCTCCCCGAAGATCCCTTCCTGTTCCCCCAAGTTTCACCCCAAAGGCATCCGCAGACCGTGAGGACACAGCGTTTGCTGGAGGACGAGCCACCG TTATCGTTTCGGCCATTGCTGGAGGACGACGACATCAACGAGCCACCCACACAACAGCAGCCACAGAGGACTCCGCTGCGAGCCAGTGGTAGTTTGGAACTCACACCGctgccaccaccacccacatcCTTGGAGATTCGCGAACATCGTGATCGCCAGCAGAGAGGTGCCCAGGGTGACGAATTGCAGCGCAGTAAACAGAGCTTGAAAGGATCACGAGTGTCCTTTGAGCGAAGGGATACCGGtaatagcaatagcaatacCAATAACAATACCAAAGCAGCCGAGAGCAGTGACGAGGACAGTTTCGAGGAGAAGCGATCTGGTTTCCAGCAACAGAAGGCCACCAGTGTCGATCACAAGGGCATCTTGAAGGACCTCAAGCACATTTTGGCCAACGACAATCGTCGTCAGTTTCAGGCCAAGAAGCACGTCTCCTTGGACGTCAAGGGTACACGCTTTCTGCAGGATCTGCTAAAGGAATCATCCTCGGAGGAGGAGTTCCACAAGACACGGCGCGAGTTCCAGGGACGCAAGCACCAGAGTTTGGATCCACGCGTCACCTTCAAGCTCGACAAGGTCCTTCAGGGTTCGAGTACCGACAGTGACGAAGAAGGCGACGATCCCGAGCACAAAAGATTGATCCACCGGCCCAAGGACATCACCAAGCCGGTGATCATCGATCTCAAGGATCTGGAAAGCGAAAGCGACGAGGACTTCTTAACCTCGCGTCAGCACTTCCAGCAGCAGCGTTCCATTAGCACAGATTCCCGCAAAAG CCGCCGACTGTACGAGATGGACGAGATGGGCAACAAACGTGGCGAGAACATCCGTCATGCGGTGCCCTTCGTGCGCCAGATAACCGAGGATGGCAAGCCCAAGCTGGAGGTCTACCGTCCCACCACGAATCCCATCTTCATATGGACTCAG GTCCTGGCCGCTTTGAGCGTTTCGTTGGGCTCCCTAGTGGTCGGATTTGTCAGCGCCTATACTTCTCCTGCTCTTGTGTCGATGACCGATAGGAATATCACCTCGTTTGAGGTCACCAAAGAGGCT GGTTCCTGGGTGGGTGGCATCATGCCGCTGGCTGGACTGGCAGGTGGCATAGCTGGAGGACCCCTGATTGAGTATCTTGGCAGACGCAACACGATCCTGGCCACCGCCGTGCCATTTATTGTATCCTCACTGCTGATTGCCTGTGCGGTGAATGTGGCAATGGTGCTGTGTGGACGATTCCTGGCCGGATTCTGCGTGGGCATTGCCTCGTTGTCCCTGCCCGTGTATCTGGGTGAAACTGTGCAGCCGGAAGTGCGCGGAACGTTGGGTCTCTTGCCCACGGCCTTTGGTAACATTGGCATCCTCCTCTGCTTCGTGGCGGGATCCTTTATGGACTGGTCAATGCTGGCCTTTTTGGGAGCAGCTCTACCAGTACCTTTCCTGATACTAATGTTCCTGATTCCGGAAACGCCACGCTGGTTTGTGAGCCGTGGACGGGAGGAGCGTGCGCGGAAGGCTTTGACCTGGCTGCGCGGCAAGGAGGCGGATGTGGAGCCGGAACTGAAGGGTCTGATGCGATCCCAGGCCGATTCCGATCGCCAGGCCACGCAGAACACCATGTTGGAGCTGCTCAAACGCAACAATCTGAAGCCTCTGTCCATTTCATTGGGCCTGATGTTCTTCCAACAGTTGAGCGGCATCAATGCGGTCATCTTCTATACGGTGCAGATATTCAAGGATGCGGGCTCCACCATCGATGGCAATGTCTGTACGATCATTGTCGGTGTGGTTAACTTTTTGGCCACGTTTATTGGCATCGTGCTGATCGATCGGGCGGGCAGAAAG ATTCTTCTGTATGTTTCCAACATTGCCATGATCTTGACCTTGGCCGTCTTGGGCGCCTTCTTCTACTGCAAGGCCCATGGTCCGGATGTGAGCCACCTGGGCTGGCTGCCCTTGAGCTGTTTTGTCATCTACATCCTGGGATTCTCTCTGGGCTTTGGACCCATTCCCTGGCTGATGATGGGCGAGATTCTGCCGGCCAAGATTCGCGGATCGGCAGCCTCGGTGGCCACCGCTTTCAACTGGAGCTGCACTTTCGTGGTGACCAAGACCTTTGCCGACCTCACTG TTGCTTTGGGCGCCCATGGAGCCTTCTGGTTGTTCGGTTCCATCTGCTTCGTCGGCCTGTTCTTTGTGATATTCTACGTGCCCGAAACGCAGGGCAAGACCCTGGAGGACATCGAGCGGAAGATGATGGGCCGTGTGCGCCGCATGTCCTCGGTGGCCAACATCAAGCCATTGTCCTTCAACATGTAA